ACTACCTGGAAAAAATCAAGTTGCGCACGGAGAATTACCTTCCCGACCACCGCCCGGTAACCATCATTCTCACGAGCGGAGCATCATGCCCTGATGCCGTGGTGGACAGGGTGTTGCACAAGGTGCTTTCCTATTTTGAGGATACCCGCGAAATTGATAGTGTTGTGGAAGAGGCCCTTATGCAGCCTGAATAGTTTCCTTCACGAGGTTCAGCGCTTTTTGAAATTGCCCCTCCAGCGTAAGGTGTGTGTTGTCAATCACAATGGCATCTTCGGCCTGGCGAAGCGGATTGACCATGCGGTTGGAGTCTTCCTCATCGCGCTGCAGCAGATTGCGGTGCACCTCGTCCAGGCTCACCTGCATTCCTTTTTCTTTCAGTTCGCTAAAACGCCTCTCTGCTCGCACCATGGGGTCGGCAGTCATAAAGAGTTTCAGGTGAGCATCGGGTAATACGTTGGTTCCTATATCTCTTCCGTCCATCACTACGCCTTTTTCGCGGGCCATGTCTCGCTGAAGCTCCACCAGTTTGTAGCGCACCTCAGGCACTGCTGCCACCTCGCTCACCCTGGCGGAAACCCTCATTTCGCGAATCAGGTGCTCCACCGGCTTTCCGTTCAGGTGAATCAGAGCCTTGTCTTGTTCAGGAGTGCGGGCAAAGCGCACATCAATGTGGGGAAGGGCGACAATGAGTTCTTCGCGCTCAAAACCGTCGTCGTGCAGCCAACCCAATTGAAGGGCGTGGAGGGTTATGGCACGGTACATTGCTCCGGAGTCTATGTAGATGTAATTGAGCTTTTCGGCAAGTTGGCGGGCCAGGGTGCTCTTTCCGCAGGAGGAGTACCCGTCAATGGCGATGTTTATTTTCTGCACGGCTTCGGTTTGATGGCCAAAGCTAATTCTTCCCTGCGAAATCAGAAAACCGCGTGGTAATGGTGAGGTGATTGGATGCGCCGGCCAGTGAGTAGGTGTTGTGGCCGTAGCTGAGATGGAATTTGTGAACACGTAAACCAAAGCCAAAAGAAATGCCCGCCAATCCAGTGATATCGGGAGCTTTGAGTTCCTGCCGTCGCCGGTAGTTGAAACCGCCTCGCAAAAACATGTTTTTGCCGATGAGAATTTCCACGCCGAAAGCAAGATGCCGCATCAGGTTTTCGCCAAAAGTGTTCTGGCTCACATTGATAATTTCGCCGGTAAGCGGGTCGCGCTGTTCGGTGTTTTCGTCTTCCTCCACAAGCTCCCATTGCTGCATGTTTTCAACCACCATCATCAGCCTGAATGGGGCATTTTTCAACTTGTGGGTAATGGCCATCTGAATTTCAAACGGCATGTTGGGCCGGTCGTTGTCGGTATAGTAGCTGAGTGGTGCACCGATGTTGAGCATCATGAGCGACACCGTAGTATTGATGCGCGGATTGTGGTACACCCCTGCAAGATCAACAGCCAACGCGGTAGATACGAACTCAGCCATCTGCCCGTAAAAAAACTTGGCGTTGGCACCGAAGGTAAAGAGCGAGTCAATGGGCCGCGAATAGCCGAGGTTTACGATGTACTCGCCGGCATTGAAGCTTCCGGTTTCGTCGCCAAAAGGATTGGTTTCTGTAAACTGTCCGTAGCTGAGGTAGTTCACCGATGCCGCAATGGTTCCGATTTTTTCGTGGTGACGCGCGTAGGCCACCTGACCGTAGTTGATATTGCTGAGGTAGTTGATATAACTGAACGAAAACTGGTTGTGGTTTTGTTCGTCGAGCAAAGCCGGGTTGAAAGTGCCCAGGTTGAGGTCGCCGTCCTTTATCGCAAAACCATTGGCTCCCAGTGCGCCCATCCTTGCCGAGAAAATAAGGTTACTCGATACAAAAGCGTTCTGGCCACTGCCTTGTGCGGCTACATCGCCAAGCCCATAAAGGCTGATTAACAAAAGGATGGAGGTTTTAAGCCGCATCAGGGGTTCATTCCAAAACGGAACGCAAGATAGCGATACTTATTTTGGTTGACCCGCAAAAAGATGGCCCTATTCTCAAATTCCTCAGGCTACTTTCAGGGCATTCACCACCTTTTCCTTCAGAAGAGCCAGCTGCACCACTTCAATCATTTCATCCACATAGTGAAAGGTGAGGCCTTTGAGGTATTTCGGGTTGATATCCTCAATGTCCTTTTGGTTGTGTTTGGAGAGGATGATTTCCTTGATGTTGGCGCGCTTCGCCGCCAGGATTTTTTCCTTGATACCTCCCACGGGAAGCACCTTGCCGCGCAGCGTAATCTCACCGGTCATGGCGAGGTATTTTTTCACTTTTTGTTGGGTAAAGGCAGAGGCCATCGCTGTAAGCATGGTAATTCCGGCCGAGGGTCCATCCTTAGGCACAGCGCCTTCGGGCACGTGCACGTGGATGTTCCACTTGTCAAATACCTCCCAGTCGAGGTTTAATTTCTCACTGTGGGCTTTGAGGTATTCCAGCGCAATCATGGCCGATTCCTTCATCACGTCGCCAAGGTTTCCGGTGAGGGTGAGCTTGCCTTTGCCACGGGTAATGCTGGTCTCAATGAATAGAATGTCGCCACCGGTGGGTGTCCATGCCAATCCTGTTACCACACCGGCCACGTCGTTGTTCTGGTACTTGTCTTTGGCGTGTGCCGGACCCAGTATTTTGGTCAGGTCTTCGGGTTTTACAGCAGGCTCAAATTCCTCATCGAGGGCAATATTCTTGGCACGTTGACGCACAAGTTTTGAAATGCGTTTTTCCAGCGTTCTCACACCACTTTCGTTGGTGTATTCCTCAATGATTTTTTCCAACACCTTGTCGGTAACCCGCAATTGGGTTTTTTTCACGCCATTTTCCTTGAACTGCTTGGGAAGCAGGTGTTTTTTGGCGATTTCAATTTTTTCTTCAACGGTGTAGCCGTTCACTTCAATGACTTCCATCCGGTCGCGCAAGGCAGGGGGGATGGGAGCCAGTGAGTTGGCCGTAGCAATGAACAGCACTTTGCTGAGATCGTATTCAATTTCCACGTAATTGTCGTAGAAGGTGCTGTTTTGTTCAGGGTCGAGGACCTCGAGCAGCGCTGATCCAGGGTCACCGTGAAAATCGCGGCCCAATTTGTCAATTTCATCCAGTACAAAGAGCGGGTTGCCTGTTCCTACGCGCTTCAGGCTTTGGAGAATTCTGCCGGGCATTGCGCCGATGTATGTTTTGCGGTGGCCGCGGATTTCGGCTTCGTCGCGTACGCCACCCAGCGACATACGCACGTATTTCCGGCCCAGGGCTTCGGCCACTGATTTACCGAGACTGGTTTTACCCACCCCGGGAGGGCCGTAAAGACAAAGAATCGGGGCCTTGAGGTCGCCTTTGAGTTTGAGTACAGCCAGGTGTTCAAGGATGCGCTCTTTTACTTTTTCCAGTCCGTGGTGGTCGCGGTCCAGAATGCGCTGTGCACGTGCCAGGTCAAATTTGTCTTTGCTGTATTGCTGCCAAGGCAAATCGAGCAGGGTTTCAATGTAGTTGAGTTGCACCGAGTACTCGGCGCCCTGAGGATTCATCCGGTGAAGCTTATCAAGCTCTTTTTCAAAAGTTTTGCGCACTTTGTCGCTCCATTTCTTTTTTTCGCCGCGCGCCGCCAGTTCCTGAATTTCTTCTTCCTGCGGATTGCCACCCAGTTCTTCCTGAATGGTTTTCATCTGTTGGTGAAGGAAATACTCGCGCTGCTGCTGATCCATGTCAATTTTGACCTTTGTCTGGATGTCGTTTTTCAACTCCAGCATTTGCATCTCTCGCGTGAGGTGCTTGAGCACAATTTCGCAGCGTTTAAAGAGGTCGCCGGTTTCGAGGATGGCTTGTTTTTCCTCCACCGATGCGTTCATGTTGGAGGAGATGAAATTCACCAAAAAGCTCAGGCTCTCAATATTTTTAATGGCAAAGCCGGCCTCGCTCGGAATGTTGGGTGATTGGTTGATGATGTTGAGCGATAAATCTTTCAGCGAGCTCATCAGCGCCTGGTAATGCTCGTTGTTGGGGCTTTTCATGGCCTCTTTCACCTTCTTCACACGCGCTACCATGTAGGGTTCTTCGCGCACCAGCTCAGTCATTTCGCATTTGTGCTTACCCTGAATAATGGCCGTAATGTTTCCGTCGGGCATTTTGAGCAACCGGATAATGGCGGCCACGGTACCCACGCTATTCAGGTCTTCAAAAGCGGGCTCTTCAATTTCGAGGGCCTTTTGGGCCACCACGCCAATTAATTTCTTTTTGCGGTAGGCCTCGTTGATGAGTTTAATGGATTTATCACGTCCCACTGTAATGGGAATCACCACGCCCGGATAAAGTACTGTATTGCGTAGTGGAAGAATGGCCAATTCGGCAGGAGTATCGAGGTTCTGCATTTCGGCTTCCTCTTCGGAAGTCATCAGCGGAATAAACTCTGTTTCGTTCTCGCCGCCTTGCATAATGTGAAATGGGCCGTCAAATAAAAAGTCGTTCATAGGGTTGATGCTATTCAGTCAAATTGTCAGTTTAGCGCCCGTGTTGGGAGCATTTTTGCGTGGTAGGCCAATGGGTCAATAGCCGTGCCAAGAGGTGTTCTACGATCGGTAGCGCGCCGATAGTTCAAAAACTTCCTTCAGGATGTTTTCATCGGCTGCTGAAAGTTCAATGTCGCGTCGGCTCATCACCACCTTTGCTACCTCCAACGCTTTGTTGAGCTCATAGGTTTCGAATGGCGTCTGGCCACCCCACGCAAAGGAGGGAATGAACTTCGGTGGGAAGCCCGTACCGAACACGTTGGCAAATACTCCTACCGTAGTACCTGTATTGAACATGGTGTTGATGCCGCATTTGCTGTGGTCGCCCATGGTGAGTCCCACAAAATGGCGTCCCGAAGGGGTGAGCGCCTCGTCGCGGTAGCTCCATGTTTTAACCTCGCCGTAGTTGTTCTTGAGGTTGGAGGTGTTGGTATCTGCGCCCAGGTTACACCATTCGCCAATCACAGAGTTCCCGATAAAGCCGTCGTGGCCTTTGTTGGTGTAGCCTTGAATCACGCAGTTGTTCACTTCGCCGCCCACTTTACTGTGCGGGCCAATGGTGGTGGGGCCGTATATTTTGGATCCCATTTTCAGCGTGGCGTGCTCGCAGAGAGCAAGCCCACCGCGAACGGTAGCGCCTTCCATCACTTCGCTGTTATTCGCCAGGTAAACAGGGCCGCTTGTAGCGTTAAAAATGGCTCCGTATGCCGTGGCCTCTTCTTCGGCAAAGAACTGCTCACCGCGTATCCGGTTATCACCAGAGAGGTCGGCCGAGGTTCTCCCCGCGCAGAGCAAATCAAAATCGGCTTGAAGTTCTTTTTCGTTCAAGGCAAAAATGTCAGAGCATCTGTGCAGTGCGTCAAACTGGCTGCGAAAAACTTCTTTTTGAAGGCTGTGGGCCATGTCTTCGAGCAGCTTCATATACAGGTTCAGGCTTATGCCGTCCAGCATTTCTTTGGGAATGTGCATGGCAACGATTGCTCCGTCGGGATTGAGTAGTACTTGCTTGCTGCCCAGTGAGCCAATGGCATCGCAAAGTGAGTTGTTGGGAAGCACCGCGGCGTTGATCAGAATGTTATCGTTGGCCTTTCGTATCGGAAATCGCTCCATGAGATATGGCATGGTGAGGAAACTTACCTCGGCGTTCATCCTGCGCGACCATTTTTCGTGGATGCGCAAGATGCCCAATCGCAGGTCGCCTATGGGGCGTGTGTAGGTGAGCGGCCTTAAATCCAAATGTCGGTTGTCGTCAAAGAGGATGATGTTCATGTTGCTAAAGGTATGAAAGACCGTCGAGGCCGGAAAACAAAAAGCCCCGAATCAGTTCTACTGCTTCGGGGCCGGAATATGATTAAATCAGGACTACTCCTGGTTGTTGTCTTCTTTTTTACCCCACTTGGCGTAGCGCTTGTTGAATTTGTCAACACGACCGGCGGTATCAACCAGCTGCATTTTACCAGTGAAGAAAGGGTGTGTGGTGTGCGAAATCTCCACTTTGATAAGTGGATATTCGTTGCCATCCTCCCATTTGATGGTCTCTTTCGAGTCCGCAGTTGATTTTCCGAGGAACGTGTAATCGTTTCCTACGTCTTTAAAAACAACGAAGCGATAGTTTGAGGGATGAATGTCTTTTTTCATGATTTCTTCATTAGGGGGTGCAAAGGTAATGAATCTTTCCAATGCTCAAAGTGATTTTTTCAGGAAATGGTGGACGAAATAAGCGCTTTTTTCGTTAGGGCTTTGGTCGACTCCTAAAATAAGCGGAATTTAGCAGCCCCCAGCGATGAAAACTTCGATGCGAACACCTTGGTTATTGGTTGTGGTTGTGCTTATTGGATTGCTCCAGAGCCAGTGCCGCAAGCAAAATTTTACAGATGACCCGAATGCTGTGCTCGAGTTTTCGATGGATACCGTTCTGTTTGATACCATTTTTAACACCATTGGGAGTACTACACGTATGCTCAAGGTGTACAATCGCAACAGGCAGGCTGTCAAGGTGTCGAGTATTCAATTGTTGGGTGGGCAGGCTTCCCAGTACCGCATCAACGTGAACGGTTTGCCGGGCGATGTGTTTGAAGATGTAGAGATTTATGGTCGCGACAGTATCTTCATATTTGTGCAGGTTACCATTGACCCTTCCGATTCGCTACACCCATTTGTGCAAGACCGAATTCGCTTCGAAACCAACGGCAATGTTCAACATGTGAATTTGCTGGCCTGGGGATGGGATGCCATCTTCTACACGCCCAATGTTTTTCCAACCAACGGATTGCCGCCTTACCGCATCATCAACCCTGAACCCGGCGGCACCACCATCTGGACCAGTGAGAAACCCATCGTGATTTACGGTTATGCGGTTGTGGATGAGGGTGATCACCTGATTATAGAACCGGGTACGCGCATTTTTCTTCACGACGGGAGCGGGTTGTGGGTCTTTAAGGATGGTTGGATTGAAGCCGAAGGAACCCAGGAAGAGCCCATTGTTTTTCAGGGCGACCGACTGGAGCCTTTTTACCAGGACCAACCCGGGCAATGGGATAGAATCTGGATCAACGAAGGCCCAAACAACAACGTGTTCAGGCATGTCATCATCCGCAACAGTTTTATTGGCATTCAGGCAGAAACGCTGCCTTTTGGAGGAAACGAACCGGCCCCTACCAGCAGCAATAAGTTGATTCTTGAGAATTGCCGTATTTACAACACCTCGTTGATAGGAGTTTTGGGGCGTAATTACCGTATTGATGCGCAAAACAATCTCATTTACAACAGTGGTCAGCACCTCTTTGCCGTAAGCGGAGGCGGCGAGTACAATTTCAATCATTGCACTTTTGCCAACTACTGGACCTTCAGTTCCCGTCAGTCGCCATTGCTTTTACTGACCAACGCTTACCAGAATCCTCCTGGCGTGTTGCAGGTGCGCTCCATTGAAAACACCACTTTTAGCAACTGTATCTTTTTCGGAAACAACGAGAATGAGGTGGAGCTGGTGTTCGACGAGGAAGGGGTGAACATAGACATCACCTTTGAGCACAGCATTCTGCGCTACAATCAGGAAGATTTTGATTACAATGAGTATTTTGGAAACGAAGTGTTTGTGAACGAAGCGCCGGGTTTCGCCAATGTATTTGAGAGAATTTTCAAGCTTGCACCGGGCGCTTTCGCTATCGGAAAAGGAACCACCTCTCCCAACGTGCCCTTTCAACCGAGTATGCTCGATATCAATGGAAAT
This Cryomorphaceae bacterium DNA region includes the following protein-coding sequences:
- a CDS encoding (d)CMP kinase, giving the protein MQKINIAIDGYSSCGKSTLARQLAEKLNYIYIDSGAMYRAITLHALQLGWLHDDGFEREELIVALPHIDVRFARTPEQDKALIHLNGKPVEHLIREMRVSARVSEVAAVPEVRYKLVELQRDMAREKGVVMDGRDIGTNVLPDAHLKLFMTADPMVRAERRFSELKEKGMQVSLDEVHRNLLQRDEEDSNRMVNPLRQAEDAIVIDNTHLTLEGQFQKALNLVKETIQAA
- the lon gene encoding endopeptidase La; translation: MNDFLFDGPFHIMQGGENETEFIPLMTSEEEAEMQNLDTPAELAILPLRNTVLYPGVVIPITVGRDKSIKLINEAYRKKKLIGVVAQKALEIEEPAFEDLNSVGTVAAIIRLLKMPDGNITAIIQGKHKCEMTELVREEPYMVARVKKVKEAMKSPNNEHYQALMSSLKDLSLNIINQSPNIPSEAGFAIKNIESLSFLVNFISSNMNASVEEKQAILETGDLFKRCEIVLKHLTREMQMLELKNDIQTKVKIDMDQQQREYFLHQQMKTIQEELGGNPQEEEIQELAARGEKKKWSDKVRKTFEKELDKLHRMNPQGAEYSVQLNYIETLLDLPWQQYSKDKFDLARAQRILDRDHHGLEKVKERILEHLAVLKLKGDLKAPILCLYGPPGVGKTSLGKSVAEALGRKYVRMSLGGVRDEAEIRGHRKTYIGAMPGRILQSLKRVGTGNPLFVLDEIDKLGRDFHGDPGSALLEVLDPEQNSTFYDNYVEIEYDLSKVLFIATANSLAPIPPALRDRMEVIEVNGYTVEEKIEIAKKHLLPKQFKENGVKKTQLRVTDKVLEKIIEEYTNESGVRTLEKRISKLVRQRAKNIALDEEFEPAVKPEDLTKILGPAHAKDKYQNNDVAGVVTGLAWTPTGGDILFIETSITRGKGKLTLTGNLGDVMKESAMIALEYLKAHSEKLNLDWEVFDKWNIHVHVPEGAVPKDGPSAGITMLTAMASAFTQQKVKKYLAMTGEITLRGKVLPVGGIKEKILAAKRANIKEIILSKHNQKDIEDINPKYLKGLTFHYVDEMIEVVQLALLKEKVVNALKVA
- a CDS encoding glucose-1-phosphate thymidylyltransferase, with amino-acid sequence MNIILFDDNRHLDLRPLTYTRPIGDLRLGILRIHEKWSRRMNAEVSFLTMPYLMERFPIRKANDNILINAAVLPNNSLCDAIGSLGSKQVLLNPDGAIVAMHIPKEMLDGISLNLYMKLLEDMAHSLQKEVFRSQFDALHRCSDIFALNEKELQADFDLLCAGRTSADLSGDNRIRGEQFFAEEEATAYGAIFNATSGPVYLANNSEVMEGATVRGGLALCEHATLKMGSKIYGPTTIGPHSKVGGEVNNCVIQGYTNKGHDGFIGNSVIGEWCNLGADTNTSNLKNNYGEVKTWSYRDEALTPSGRHFVGLTMGDHSKCGINTMFNTGTTVGVFANVFGTGFPPKFIPSFAWGGQTPFETYELNKALEVAKVVMSRRDIELSAADENILKEVFELSARYRS
- a CDS encoding type B 50S ribosomal protein L31 — protein: MKKDIHPSNYRFVVFKDVGNDYTFLGKSTADSKETIKWEDGNEYPLIKVEISHTTHPFFTGKMQLVDTAGRVDKFNKRYAKWGKKEDNNQE